The following coding sequences are from one Clostridia bacterium window:
- the argH gene encoding argininosuccinate lyase: protein MKLWAGRFSQETDRLANKFQASISFDQRLYRHDIQGSIAHAKMLASCGIISADESKQIVEGLKQVLLDIESGRSVLSEEQEDIHLNIEYLLTQKIGKVGEKLHTARSRNDQVALDLRLYLREEILTLMTSVDKLIAKFLTLAEQHQSTIMPGYTHLQRAQPITLGHHLCAYASMLMRDLERLRDTFDRVNQCPLGAGALAGTTLPIDRQMVADQLGFSGLIANTLDAVSDRDFIVEFLSSVSILMMHLSRFSEELILWASAEFAFVEIDDSYATGSSMMPQKKNPDIAELIRGKTGRVYGHLLGLLTTLKGLPLAYNKDLQEDKEGLFDAIDTVLACVTVLTQMLNHLRFNKQHMYGQASQGFACATDVAEYLVARGIPFREAHAVVGKIVAYALKTNRDLSQLDLGEWRQFSPVFNEDIFQVIKVETAVNRRRTIGGPAPEATIAEIGRLRSRLAELRKWKEEKAKQAGLDDLAGMPA from the coding sequence TTGAAACTATGGGCTGGTAGATTTTCACAAGAAACCGACCGCTTGGCAAATAAGTTCCAGGCTTCCATATCCTTTGACCAGCGCTTGTACCGGCATGATATCCAGGGCAGCATAGCTCATGCCAAAATGCTGGCTAGCTGCGGTATCATTTCTGCTGATGAGTCTAAGCAGATTGTCGAAGGCCTTAAGCAGGTACTGCTAGACATTGAATCAGGACGGTCGGTGTTATCGGAAGAACAAGAGGATATCCACCTTAACATTGAATACCTGCTGACTCAAAAGATCGGCAAAGTAGGGGAAAAGCTGCACACGGCTCGCAGCCGAAATGATCAAGTAGCCTTGGACCTGCGGCTATATCTACGCGAAGAAATCTTGACCTTAATGACTTCCGTAGACAAGCTGATCGCTAAGTTTTTAACTTTGGCCGAGCAGCACCAGTCAACCATCATGCCCGGCTATACTCATTTGCAAAGAGCCCAGCCTATTACTTTGGGTCACCACCTGTGTGCTTATGCTTCCATGCTGATGAGGGACTTGGAGCGCTTGCGGGATACGTTTGACCGAGTCAACCAATGCCCCTTAGGTGCGGGTGCATTGGCGGGTACTACCCTTCCCATCGATCGGCAAATGGTAGCTGATCAATTAGGGTTCTCTGGGTTAATAGCCAATACCCTGGACGCGGTTAGCGATCGGGACTTCATTGTGGAATTCCTTAGCAGCGTTTCCATACTGATGATGCACTTAAGCCGCTTTAGCGAGGAGCTAATCCTTTGGGCATCAGCTGAATTTGCTTTTGTGGAAATTGACGATAGCTATGCTACTGGTTCCAGCATGATGCCACAGAAGAAAAACCCCGACATTGCTGAGCTGATCCGGGGCAAGACGGGAAGGGTATACGGCCACTTGCTTGGTTTATTAACTACCCTGAAGGGACTGCCTTTAGCTTACAACAAAGATCTGCAGGAAGACAAAGAAGGTTTATTCGATGCCATCGATACCGTCCTTGCTTGTGTTACGGTCTTGACGCAGATGCTAAACCACTTGCGCTTCAATAAGCAGCACATGTACGGACAGGCCAGCCAGGGCTTTGCTTGTGCTACCGACGTGGCCGAATACCTGGTAGCTCGAGGGATCCCCTTTCGGGAAGCACATGCCGTAGTAGGAAAGATAGTTGCATACGCGTTAAAAACCAATCGGGATTTGAGCCAGCTCGACCTGGGTGAATGGCGGCAGTTTTCGCCAGTGTTTAATGAAGACATTTTTCAGGTTATTAAGGTGGAGACGGCTGTGAATCGGCGCCGGACTATTGGTGGCCCGGCTCCAGAGGCCACAATAGCAGAAATTGGCCGGCTACGTTCTCGCCTAGCCGAACTTCGAAAATGGAAGGAGGAGAAAGCCAAGCAGGCAGGACTTGATGATCTGGCTGGAATGCCAGCTTGA
- a CDS encoding sodium:solute symporter: MKWAAILLYVGVLVTVGLLSARKTKSVSDFFLGGRSIGPWISAFAYGTTYFSAVIFIGYAGKIGWGFGLSDLWIVAGNVFLGTYLAWKVLARPTREMTARLGVLTMPAFLEARYQSRGLKILGALVIFIFLVPYSASVYMGLSYLLEGIFGVPYFGALALIAGLTALYLVLGGYFAVTLNDFIQGLIMLVGSVLLISHVLAHPCVGGLAQGISRLASYDPGLVKVVGPPGAVPLFSLVILTSLGTWGLPQMVQKFYSIKDERGIRPATVVSSVFALVITFAAYFTGALGRLFLNNHMPVWNGRPNPDLVMPHVIAQALPEVLSVIVLLLVLAASMSTLASLVLVSSSAISLDLVKGALFPRIGQKAQVLLLRTFCLLFTLLSVVIALTPTFIVTLMSISWGTVAGVFLAPYLYGLYYKGTTRAGAWAGAVTGLGLSLGLAWYYHMDDKLIPTIGSVAMIVPLVVVPLISWVTNKLREEHLS, from the coding sequence ATGAAGTGGGCAGCAATTTTATTGTATGTGGGTGTGTTGGTCACGGTAGGATTGCTTAGTGCTCGCAAGACCAAAAGCGTGAGTGATTTCTTCTTGGGTGGACGGTCTATTGGCCCGTGGATTTCAGCTTTTGCTTACGGTACCACCTACTTTTCGGCGGTAATCTTTATCGGTTATGCTGGAAAGATAGGCTGGGGTTTTGGCCTCAGTGACCTGTGGATCGTGGCTGGCAATGTTTTCTTGGGAACTTATTTGGCGTGGAAGGTATTGGCCCGACCTACTCGGGAGATGACGGCTCGACTAGGGGTTTTGACTATGCCCGCTTTTCTTGAGGCTCGCTACCAAAGCCGCGGCCTTAAGATCCTGGGTGCCTTGGTTATCTTTATTTTCTTGGTTCCGTACTCGGCCTCGGTGTATATGGGTTTAAGCTATCTCCTGGAGGGAATATTTGGTGTTCCTTATTTTGGAGCCTTGGCCCTGATCGCAGGGTTGACCGCTCTGTACTTGGTTTTGGGCGGTTACTTTGCGGTAACCTTGAATGATTTTATCCAGGGCCTCATCATGCTGGTTGGATCGGTGCTATTAATAAGTCATGTGTTGGCCCATCCTTGTGTAGGCGGCCTAGCCCAAGGAATTAGCAGACTTGCTAGTTATGATCCCGGTTTGGTCAAAGTAGTAGGGCCTCCCGGAGCAGTGCCGCTTTTCTCTCTGGTAATTTTGACTAGCTTGGGGACTTGGGGTCTTCCTCAGATGGTTCAGAAGTTCTATTCCATTAAAGACGAAAGGGGTATTCGGCCGGCCACGGTTGTCTCTAGCGTTTTTGCCCTCGTGATTACTTTCGCTGCCTATTTTACCGGCGCTTTGGGGCGGCTCTTTCTTAATAACCATATGCCGGTCTGGAACGGGCGCCCCAACCCGGACCTGGTTATGCCTCATGTAATAGCCCAAGCGCTTCCAGAAGTCCTGTCGGTGATAGTTCTGCTATTGGTCCTGGCTGCATCCATGTCTACCCTGGCTTCCTTAGTGTTAGTCTCAAGCTCCGCTATATCCTTGGATTTGGTAAAGGGAGCTCTTTTTCCGCGCATCGGCCAGAAGGCACAGGTATTGCTTCTTCGCACCTTTTGCCTGTTGTTTACTCTGCTATCGGTTGTAATTGCTCTTACTCCTACTTTCATTGTCACTTTGATGTCCATTTCTTGGGGTACAGTTGCTGGAGTATTCCTTGCTCCCTATCTGTACGGGTTGTATTACAAAGGTACCACTAGAGCCGGAGCTTGGGCAGGAGCAGTTACCGGCCTAGGGCTCTCGTTAGGCTTGGCTTGGTACTACCATATGGATGATAAACTGATCCCTACTATAGGTTCGGTGGCCATGATAGTTCCCTTAGTGGTGGTGCCGCTGATCAGCTGGGTTACCAATAAGCTGAGAGAAGAGCACTTATCTTGA
- the iorA gene encoding indolepyruvate ferredoxin oxidoreductase subunit alpha → MRQLLSGNEAIARGAYEAGVRVAAAYPGTPSTEILENIAEYPEIYAEWSPNEKVALEVGAGAAMAGARALVAMKHVGLNVAADPFFTLAYTGVNGGLVVVSADDPGMHSSQNEQDNRLYARAAQVPMLEPSDSQEAKDFVKVALDLSEQYDTPVLMRITTRIAHSKSLVELAERAEIPLRSYIKDTGKYVMLPGFARERHPLLLKRMEQLGEFSNTSDLQKVEWGVGKRHIGFICAGVAYQYVRESFPEASILKLGMTYPLPRRLIEEFASQVDELYVIEELEPFMEDQLKAWGIKVEGKSRLPRVGELSPEIIHQSFVIQLGPTNKGDVPFPVPASQPSDPEMDMAEEPDAVTPTIDWCFQAIPGRPPVLCPGCPHRGVFYALQRLRLTVTGDIGCYTLGALRPLSSMDSCLCMGASISMAHGMEKARGKDTGQRTVAVIGDSTFLHSGIAPLMDVVYNRGSSTVIILDNRTTAMTGHQDHPGTGFTIRREPTWAVDLEALCRALGVKQIWVLDPLDLDKLREGIRKATEADEPSVIIARHPCVLLENPFQDRLYQVIPDKCVSCGLCRDLGCPGLIFELRSLLPETGSSSAERLLPRIDPDQCRGCGLCAQVCNHQAIAEVPKSQGAEEG, encoded by the coding sequence ATGCGGCAATTGCTGTCTGGAAATGAGGCGATAGCTCGGGGAGCTTATGAGGCGGGAGTACGAGTCGCTGCGGCCTACCCTGGGACGCCCAGTACGGAAATACTGGAGAACATAGCCGAATACCCGGAAATATATGCTGAGTGGTCGCCCAACGAAAAAGTGGCTCTAGAAGTAGGAGCGGGAGCGGCCATGGCAGGGGCCCGGGCCTTAGTGGCCATGAAACACGTAGGCTTGAATGTAGCCGCCGACCCCTTCTTTACCTTAGCCTATACCGGTGTCAACGGTGGCTTAGTAGTGGTCTCGGCCGACGACCCAGGAATGCATAGTTCCCAAAACGAGCAGGACAACCGCTTATATGCGCGGGCAGCCCAAGTACCGATGCTGGAGCCAAGCGATAGCCAAGAGGCTAAGGACTTTGTCAAAGTAGCACTGGATCTTTCCGAGCAATACGATACCCCGGTTTTAATGCGAATCACCACCCGAATAGCCCATTCCAAATCCTTGGTAGAACTGGCGGAGCGGGCGGAAATACCGCTAAGATCGTATATCAAGGATACAGGGAAATACGTTATGCTGCCTGGCTTTGCCCGAGAGCGGCACCCACTGTTATTAAAGCGAATGGAGCAGCTGGGAGAATTTAGTAATACCAGTGACTTACAGAAGGTGGAGTGGGGGGTCGGAAAGCGGCATATTGGTTTTATTTGTGCGGGAGTAGCCTATCAATACGTTCGAGAATCATTTCCCGAAGCCTCCATCCTGAAGCTGGGTATGACCTATCCTTTGCCAAGGCGACTGATCGAGGAGTTCGCCTCCCAGGTGGATGAGCTCTACGTGATTGAGGAACTAGAACCCTTCATGGAAGATCAGCTAAAAGCTTGGGGGATAAAGGTAGAGGGCAAATCCCGGCTTCCCCGAGTGGGGGAGTTATCTCCGGAGATAATCCACCAGAGCTTTGTAATACAGTTGGGGCCCACAAACAAGGGCGATGTGCCTTTCCCGGTCCCAGCTTCCCAACCTTCTGATCCGGAAATGGATATGGCAGAAGAACCAGATGCAGTAACACCGACAATAGACTGGTGCTTCCAAGCTATTCCTGGCCGGCCGCCGGTTCTTTGCCCGGGGTGTCCTCACCGAGGGGTATTCTACGCCTTGCAGCGTTTGCGCTTGACCGTTACCGGCGATATTGGTTGTTATACCTTGGGGGCATTGCGCCCGCTAAGTAGCATGGACAGTTGCCTTTGCATGGGGGCAAGCATTAGCATGGCCCATGGAATGGAGAAAGCCCGAGGAAAGGATACGGGCCAAAGGACGGTAGCGGTTATCGGTGACTCAACTTTTCTGCACTCGGGCATCGCTCCGTTAATGGATGTAGTATATAACCGAGGTTCTAGCACGGTTATTATTCTCGATAATCGTACTACGGCTATGACTGGCCACCAGGACCACCCCGGAACTGGATTTACTATCCGCCGAGAGCCTACTTGGGCTGTTGATCTAGAGGCTTTGTGTAGGGCATTAGGCGTTAAGCAGATTTGGGTGCTAGATCCACTGGACTTGGATAAGTTGCGCGAGGGTATTCGTAAAGCAACTGAAGCTGACGAACCCTCCGTGATCATTGCTCGCCATCCTTGCGTTCTTCTGGAAAATCCTTTCCAGGATCGTCTATATCAAGTTATACCCGATAAATGCGTCTCCTGTGGTCTGTGCCGAGACTTAGGATGTCCAGGACTGATATTTGAGCTACGTTCGTTGCTTCCAGAGACAGGGTCGTCTAGCGCTGAGAGATTGTTGCCCAGGATCGATCCTGATCAATGCAGAGGGTGTGGACTCTGCGCGCAAGTATGTAACCACCAAGCCATAGCAGAGGTGCCAAAAAGCCAGGGCGCGGAGGAGGGGTGA
- a CDS encoding indolepyruvate oxidoreductase subunit beta, translating into MSKKDILLVGVGGQGTVLAGKILAQVGVKAGLAAKVSEIHGMAQRGGGVVTQVRLGSSVSSPVVSRGQVDAIIAFEKLEAARWIPYLSSQGWMIVNDQEVMPLPVLAGEAVYPAGIIGQLCCQLHQLRVVQAVKLATECGSPRSMNLVLLGILAPSLGFPRTLWEEVIAEAVPPSTREVNLKAFGRGWALESTA; encoded by the coding sequence ATAAGCAAAAAAGATATACTCTTGGTAGGGGTAGGCGGCCAGGGTACAGTCCTAGCTGGCAAAATACTAGCCCAGGTGGGAGTTAAGGCTGGATTAGCTGCCAAAGTCTCCGAGATTCATGGCATGGCTCAGCGCGGAGGTGGCGTAGTTACTCAGGTTCGTTTGGGCTCTTCAGTTTCTTCGCCAGTTGTTTCCAGGGGGCAAGTGGATGCGATTATAGCCTTTGAGAAATTGGAGGCAGCTCGGTGGATTCCTTATCTGAGCTCCCAGGGGTGGATGATTGTCAACGATCAGGAAGTCATGCCTTTACCGGTCTTGGCCGGGGAGGCCGTATACCCGGCTGGTATAATTGGCCAACTATGTTGCCAGCTCCACCAACTTCGCGTCGTGCAGGCCGTAAAGCTAGCGACTGAATGCGGTTCCCCTCGATCTATGAATCTAGTGCTTCTGGGCATTCTTGCTCCTTCTTTAGGGTTCCCGCGGACCCTGTGGGAGGAAGTGATCGCCGAGGCTGTTCCCCCTAGCACTCGGGAAGTGAATCTAAAAGCCTTTGGACGAGGCTGGGCCTTAGAAAGCACTGCTTAA
- a CDS encoding fructose 1,6-bisphosphatase, with the protein MSKITLTVIKADVGGYVGHSGVHPALIERAQEVLSASDLLVDYYVTHVGDDLNLIMTHKYGMDDARIHELAWNTFTACTSTAKELKLYGAGQDLLSDAFSGNVKGMGPGVAEMEFEERKSEPVVVFMADKTEPGAWNLPLYKMFADPFNTIGLVIDPKMHEGFCFEVHDLINSQKVLFNTPEEIYDLLVFIGAPGHYCIKAVYTKNGEIAASSSTQRLNLMAGRYVGKDDPVLIVRCQSGLPALGEVLEPFSFPHLVAGWMRGSHHGPLMPVSVDQSTPTRFDGPPRVVALGFQIANGKLVGPQDLFADPAFDRARQTANEVADYLRRLGPFEPHRLGLGEMEYTTMPEVLRKLANRFMPIGEEDKPLREVAGGKGR; encoded by the coding sequence TTGAGCAAAATAACGCTTACAGTTATAAAGGCTGACGTAGGTGGTTACGTGGGCCATTCAGGAGTGCACCCAGCATTGATAGAGCGCGCCCAGGAAGTCCTCAGCGCCAGCGATCTACTGGTTGATTATTATGTTACCCATGTTGGAGACGATTTAAATTTGATAATGACCCATAAATATGGAATGGATGATGCCCGGATTCATGAGTTAGCTTGGAATACGTTTACTGCCTGTACTAGCACGGCCAAAGAGCTGAAACTATATGGGGCCGGGCAAGATCTGTTAAGTGATGCTTTTTCTGGAAATGTCAAGGGCATGGGTCCTGGAGTAGCAGAGATGGAATTCGAAGAACGAAAGAGCGAGCCGGTAGTAGTGTTTATGGCTGACAAGACTGAGCCTGGAGCTTGGAACCTGCCGCTTTATAAAATGTTTGCCGACCCCTTTAATACTATTGGATTAGTTATAGATCCCAAAATGCACGAAGGGTTCTGCTTTGAGGTACATGACTTAATTAATAGCCAAAAAGTGCTGTTTAACACGCCGGAGGAAATTTATGACTTATTGGTGTTCATAGGTGCTCCTGGGCATTATTGTATTAAGGCAGTCTACACTAAGAACGGCGAAATTGCTGCTAGCTCTAGCACCCAGCGTCTCAATCTTATGGCTGGCCGTTACGTGGGAAAAGACGACCCGGTGCTAATTGTTCGCTGCCAGAGCGGTCTTCCTGCTTTAGGAGAGGTTCTAGAACCCTTCAGTTTCCCTCACCTGGTTGCAGGATGGATGCGGGGTTCGCACCATGGGCCATTGATGCCAGTATCGGTAGATCAATCCACACCTACTCGCTTTGATGGCCCACCCCGGGTTGTAGCTTTAGGGTTCCAAATTGCCAATGGCAAGCTGGTCGGGCCCCAAGATCTTTTTGCTGATCCGGCCTTTGATCGGGCTCGCCAAACTGCTAATGAAGTCGCTGATTATCTGAGGCGCTTGGGCCCATTTGAGCCCCACCGTTTAGGGTTGGGGGAGATGGAATATACCACCATGCCGGAAGTATTACGCAAGCTGGCGAATCGGTTTATGCCTATTGGGGAAGAGGATAAACCGCTGCGCGAGGTGGCTGGTGGTAAGGGCAGATAA